The genomic region ATCTCGGCAGCTACTACGGCACGCACCGGGGCAAGAGCGCCTACGCCCGGGAGACCAGCGCCGGCAGCTGGCAGGTCAAGGTCCACGATCCGACCAACCGCCTGGCCGGCCACGACGGCTGGCTGTTGCTCGGCACCGGCTGGTCGACGCTGCCCGAGGCCTGCGCCGCCACCGGCCTGAGCTGAGCGCCGACGACCTTGGAGTAGGCGACGCGGTCGACCAGGAGATCGAGCGCGATCGACGAGGCCGGCCGCGAATGTGCCGTCAATGAGGCCTGTCGCGTCCTGCCGCTTCCTGCGGCCACAGGCAGTCCGGAGCTACGGTAGCTCGGTGGAATTACCGCCAATGGCTGGGAGAACCGATCCCCCGGGTGCACCTGGCCAAGCTTCTGCTCGCCTCGCGTATTCCACCCTTGACGCCCGCACGCTCAGCGCGTTGAGCGCCGCAGACTCGTCGACGCGGCTTCAGGCGACCCTGGTGGTTGGCACGAACCCCGACTCCGGCCTCCTCGAGGCGCTCGTGGAACGGTGCGCGGTCGAGCCGGACTTCTTCGTGCGCGACATGCTCACCTGGGCATTGACCCGTCTCCCGGTGGAGATCACGGTGCCCAGACTCCGCACGGAGCTGCAGTCCGAGCGCGCCCAGGCCCGAAGCCAGGCGCTGCACACGCTGTCCAAGATCGGGGACGGGAGTGCGTGGCCCTCGATCACGCGGTCGCTGCTGCACGACCCCGTCGACGAGGTGGCGCGAAGCGCGTGGCGTGCTGCCGTCGTCCTCGTGCCCGCCCGGGAAAAAGAAGGGCTGGCCGCGGAACTGGCCGCACAACTCGGCCGCGGCGACCGGTCGGTGCACCTGAGTCTGAGCCGAGCCCTCGTCGCACTCGGAGATGTGATCGAGCCGGCCCTGCAGACGGCAATGGCGAGTGCCGACCCGGCGGTGTGCGCGCATGCCCGCGCCACGGAGCTGCTCCTCCGAGACCCGGAGGCCGGTTTCGACGCAGCCATCGACGAGGCGAGACGGATCGTCGCCCTCGGGACGCAAGGGCCGACATGACCCGACCATGGCGAGCACGGAGGACCGGACGGCGAGCCTGACCGGGCGGTGGCGGATCGTGGAGATGGACCTGTGGGATCAGGAGGCCATAGACCTCGTCGAGCCCGGGTTCATCGAGTTCGCCAAGGACGGGACCGGCCAGGTCGGGTTCATCGCCGTCCGCGGCTGGCTGGACTGCCGTTCCACCGAGCGCGACGGCCGACCCCTCCTCGAGTTCAGTTGGAACGGCGACGATGACGGCGACGAGGTCAGCGGGCGCGGCTGGGCCGCGCTGGGCGAGGACGGCACGCTCAGCGGGCACCTGTTCTTCCACATGGAGACGACTCCGGCTTCCGTGCGACGCCCGTCACCGGAGCCGACGCGCAGGACGAGCGTTGAGCGAGTACCGGTACCACGAGTTCCTCGCGGTCGACCGGCCGCTCGACGCGCAGGCGCAGCCCGACGTGCGCTCGCCGGCTACTCGTGCGCAGATCATCCCTCCGCTGACGACCTATGCCGTGAGACGTGGCCCCTTGTGGATTTGTTGATAAGGGGGTCAGGGGCGACACCGGACGCGACTACGCACCGGTAGGCTCCCTTCGTGCTTACAGGTGGTCTACGGAGCGGGATCGACCGGGTCTGGGACGCGTTCTGGTCGGGAGGGATCTCCAATCCACTGGAGGTCATCGAGCAGATTACCTACCTGATGTTTATCCGGCGCCTGGACGCCATCCAGAGCACCATGATGAACAAGGCGAAGCGCACCGGCCGGCCGATCGAGCGCCCGGTGTATTCGGACGCGACCGACGAACTGCGTTGGTCGCGCTTCCGGGCGCTGGGCAGCCCCGACGAGATGTTCGCCGTCGTGCGGGACAGGGTCTTCCCGTGGCTGCGCGAACTCGGGGGCGAGGGCTCGACCTACCAGGAGCACATGAGGGGCGCCCGGTTCACCATTCCGACGGCGAATCTGCTGGCAAAGGTCGTCGACATGCTCGACGCCCTTCCGCTCGACGAGCACGACACCAAGGGTGACCTGTACGAGTACATGCTCAGCAAGATTGCCACAGCCGGTCAGAACGGCCAGTTCCGCACCCCGCGACATATCATCCAGCTGATGGTCGAGATGACGGCCCCGACTCCCGGCGACAGGATCTGTGACCCGGCCTGCGGGACGGCCGGATTCCTGGTCGAGAGTGCTGCCTACCTCGGTCGAACCCACCCCGAGACCCTGCTCGACCCGGGCGCGCGCCGGCATTTCGGTCACGAGATGTTCCACGGCTTCGACTTCGACAACACGATGTTGCGCATCGGCAGCATGAACATGCTTCTGCACGACGTCGAGCAACCCGACATCCGTTACCGCGACTCGCTTGCCCAGAGCGCCGCGGGTGACGCCGGAGAATACTCGCTGGTTCTGGCCAACCCGCCGTTCGCCGGTAGCCTCGACTACGAGACGACCGCCAGGGACCTGCTCGCCGTCGTCAGGACCAAGAAGACCGAGCTGCTGTTCCTCGCTCTCTTCCTGCGCCTGCTCGGACTGGGCGGCAGGGCCGCGGTCATCGTGCCGGACGGCGTCCTGTTCGGTTCGACCAGGGCGCACCGGGAGCTCCGGAGGATCCTGGTCGAGGATCACAAGATGGAGGCGGTGGTCAAGCTGCCCGGCGGCGTTTTCAAGCCCTACGCCGGAGTCTCCACCGCCATCCTCTTCTTCACCCGTACCGACAGCGGCGGCACCGACGACGTCTGGTTCTACGACGTGACCGCCGACGGCTGGAGCCTGGACGACAAGCGCGCCCCCCTGCTGCCCGAGGACAAGCTCGGCGTGGTTCCGTTCGCCCCCTTGGACGAGGCGGACCACGCGAAGAACAATCTGCCTGACGTGCTGAGGCGCTGGGGTGGGCGCCTCGGCGCCGAACGCAGGCGCACCCGCACCGAGCAGAGCTTCTGCGTCCCCAGGGCGGAGATCGCCGCCAACGGCTACGACCTGAGCCTCAACCGGTACCAGGAGATCGTTCACAACGAGGTCAGGAACCGCCCGCCGCTGGAGATCCTGGCGGAGATGGAGCGCCTGGAATCCGACATCCAGCAGGGCATGTCCGAGCTGAAGGGACTCCTCGGATGAGTGGTTACCCGGCGACTCCGCTCGGCGAGTTCTGTGAGATCATCTCCGGTGCGACGCCGAAAACGGCCAGCGAGGAATACTGGGGTGGAGAAATTCCTTGGGCTACGCCCAGGGATCTGGGAAGTCTGAACTCAAAATTCCTGGCCTCGACCTCACGGGCCATCACCGAGGCTGGGCTCCGTAGTTGTGCGACTCATGTCCTGCCTGCCGGATCCGTTCTCCTCACCTCGCGCGCCCCTATCGGCTCTGTCGCGATCAACGCGCGGCCGATGGCGACCAACCAGGGCTTCAAGAGTCTCGTCCCCGACACCTCGAGGGCACTGCCCGGCTACCTTTACCACTGGCTGAGATGCCAGCGGTCCCGCCTGCAGAGCCTCGGCAACGGCGCGACCTTCAAGGAGCTTTCGAAGTCGGCCACCGCCAGGATCGCGGTCCCGCTGCCCCCGCTGTCGGAACAGAAGCGGATCGAGCAGATGCTCGACCAGGCGGACACGATCCGAGCGCGGCGTCGCGAGACGATCGCCCGTCTCGAGGAGCTGGCGCAGTCGATCTTCTCCGTCATGTTCGGCAACCCGGTGCAGAATGAGCGAGGGTGGCGGAGGGTCCCGCTCTCCGAGCTGGTCGTCAGGATCGACAGCGGTAGGAGCCCGGTGTGCCTCGACCGCCCTGCGCGGCCCGGAGAATGGGGCGTCCTGAAGCTCGGAGCCGTGACGAGCTGTGTCTACCGGGCGGGGGAGAACAAGGCCCTTCCGCCGGATGTCGCTGCGTTCTCCGCCTGTGAGGTCAGGCCCGGAGACCTGCTTTTCTCCCGCAAGAACACCCGCGAACTGGTTGCGGCCTGCGCGCTCGTGGACGCGACGCCTGCGCGTCTTCTGCTGCCGGATCTGATCTTTCGACTCGTGGTCGAGCCGCGGAGTGCGGTCGACCCCGTCTACCTCCACCGGCTGCTCACCCATCCGGAGAAGCGCCGAAAGGTTCAGGGGCTCGCCAGCGGCAGTTCCGCGTCCATGCCGAACATCTCGAAGTCGCGCCTCCTGGGCCTGGAGATCGAGCTTCCTCCCATGGAAGTCCAGAAGGAGTTCGCGAACCGAGTCCGCGCTCTTGAAAGAATCAAAGTCGCCCACCAAGCCAGCCTGGTGGAGCAGGACGAGCTGGTCGCCTCGCTTGCGCACCGCGCCTTCCGGGGCGAGCTGTAGGATGCCCGCGTCCCCATCGGGTGGCCGCGCCCACCCGGCTCGGCCGGCCAGCCCAACTCGCCGGCTGTCCAGGTAACCGCGGGAATGGGGATGGTGCCCATCCGCAGATGCGGCTCACTATGATGCGCACCTCTCGGACTGCCTGACCCACCACGCCATTCCCCGGTCGGCGCTGCCCGCCGATCGGCCGGTCGGCGGGCAGGCCGTCGGACCTGCGGTCAGGCCCGAGGTGGCCGGGCGCTCGAACTACGTGCCTGATCGCGCCGGACTGTCGGACGATGCTGTCGTGGGCGCGGTGAGATCGTAGACGGGTTCGCCGCCGATCGTCGTCGCCGTGTAGTGCTGCTGGACCCAGGTGCTGATCGTGCCGCCCGGCCCGCCGGACCGGCCGCCGAACCCGCCGGACCGGCCGCCGAACCCGCCGGACCGGCCGCCGAACCCGCCGGACCGGCCGCCGAACCCGCCGGACCGGCCGCCGAACCCGCCGGACCGGCGGCCGAACCCGCCAAACCCGCCGGCGCCACCGGTTTGGCCGGCGCCGATGAAGTAGTGCACCCGGCCCGCGTGGACGTCGTTCTCGAACTGGGTCAGGGTCGGCGCCGGGTCGCGCCCGGTGAAGCCACCGATAGCCATCACCGCCGTGTCCGAGGCGAGTTCGAGTCCGGCCGCGGCCGAGGATCCCTGCGCGGCGGCAGCCCACCGGTAGCCATGGCTGGCCTTCAGCAGCGACGCCAGCTGGGCGTTCGTGGCGCCGCCGCCGAACCCGCCGAACCCGCCGGGGCGTCGGCCGACCGCCGCCGCTGAGCCGCCGAACGTGCCGAGGCGACCGGGACCGCCGTTTCCACCGCGGCCGCCGCGGACCGCGGGCCCGGCTGTCGGCTGGCCCCCGGACTGCGGGATTGTGGCGGTCACCGCAGCGAACGCGGCCGGGCCGCCGAGGACGGCGACGGTCCCGCAGGCCGCGACAGCGAGGGCCATCCGGCCGACGAGCGCCCGCCGGATCAGCAGTGTCGCCGTCGTGGCGACGGCGGCCACCGTCACCACCACCCGCAGCCACGGATACCAGGACGGGGTGCGGTCCAGCAGAGTGAACGACCAGGCCCCGGTCGCCGCGACCGCCGCGGCCAGCAGCAGCCGGCTCGTCCTCTGCTGCCTGGTGCCCCACAGCGTCCACGTGCCGACGCCGACCAGCCCGGCGATGCCCGGCGCGATCGACGCCGTGTAGTAGGGGTGGAAGGTGCCCTGCGCGAAGCTCAGCACGACTGACGTCACGATCATCCAGGTGCCCCAGAGGAGCAGCGCGGCCCGCGTCCGGTCCGTGCGCGGCGCCCGCCGGGTCACCCACAGGCCGCCGAGGAGCAGGATCAGCGCGCCCGGGATCAGCCAGGAGACCTGGCCGCCGATCTGGTCGCCGAACAGCCGGTCCCAGCCGGCGCCACCCCCAAATCCGCCGCCCCCGAACCCGCGGCCGCCACCAAACCCGCCGCCACCACCCCTGCCGCCACCACCGCGGCCGCCCAGCGCGGCCTGGACCCGTTCGGCCAGCTGCGGATCGCGCCTGGCCAGCTCGCCCAGGTTCGCCCGACCGCCGCCGAACCCACCGCCGCCACCGCCGCGGTTGCCGTCACCGCCGAAGATCCGGCCCAGGCCGTTGTAGCCGAAGGCCAGGCCGAGCGCGCTGTTGTCGGTGGAACCGCCGATGTAGGGACGCGAACCGGTCGGCCACAGTGCGACCGTCGCCACCCACCAGCCGGCGGCGACCACGATCGCCAGCCCGCCCGCGAGCAGCTGCCACACCCGCCGCCACCAGCCGGTCGGCGCGGCGATCAGGTAGACCAGCGCGAACGCGGGCAGCACCAGGAAACCCTGCAGCGTCTTCGTCAGGAAGGCCAGGCCGAGCGCGGCGCCGGTCGCCGCCATCCACCTCGTCGACGCCTCCTCGATCGCGCGGACCAGGCAGTATCCGGCCAGGACGAGGACGAAGGTGAGCAGGCCGTCCGGGTTGTCGAAACGGAACATCAGCGCCGCCACCGGGGTGAGCGCCAGCGCGGAGCCGGCCAGCAGGCCGGCGGCGGGGCCGAACCACCTGCGCACGGCCGCGAACATCAGGCCGACCGCGGCCACGCCGCCCAGCGCCTGTGGAACGAGCATGCTCCAGCTCGAAAAGCCGAAGATTCGCCCGGACAGCGCCATCGCCCACAGCGACGCCGGCGGCTTGTCGACCGTGATGAAGTTCCCGGAGTCGAGCGATCCGAACAGCAACGCCTTCCAGCTCTTCGTCCCGGCCTGGACCGCCGCCGCGTAGAAGCTGTTCGCATGGCCCGAGGCACCCAGGTCCCAGAGGTAGAGCACCGCCGCGGC from Frankia alni ACN14a harbors:
- a CDS encoding HEAT repeat domain-containing protein, producing MVGTNPDSGLLEALVERCAVEPDFFVRDMLTWALTRLPVEITVPRLRTELQSERAQARSQALHTLSKIGDGSAWPSITRSLLHDPVDEVARSAWRAAVVLVPAREKEGLAAELAAQLGRGDRSVHLSLSRALVALGDVIEPALQTAMASADPAVCAHARATELLLRDPEAGFDAAIDEARRIVALGTQGPT
- a CDS encoding type I restriction-modification system subunit M, whose amino-acid sequence is MLTGGLRSGIDRVWDAFWSGGISNPLEVIEQITYLMFIRRLDAIQSTMMNKAKRTGRPIERPVYSDATDELRWSRFRALGSPDEMFAVVRDRVFPWLRELGGEGSTYQEHMRGARFTIPTANLLAKVVDMLDALPLDEHDTKGDLYEYMLSKIATAGQNGQFRTPRHIIQLMVEMTAPTPGDRICDPACGTAGFLVESAAYLGRTHPETLLDPGARRHFGHEMFHGFDFDNTMLRIGSMNMLLHDVEQPDIRYRDSLAQSAAGDAGEYSLVLANPPFAGSLDYETTARDLLAVVRTKKTELLFLALFLRLLGLGGRAAVIVPDGVLFGSTRAHRELRRILVEDHKMEAVVKLPGGVFKPYAGVSTAILFFTRTDSGGTDDVWFYDVTADGWSLDDKRAPLLPEDKLGVVPFAPLDEADHAKNNLPDVLRRWGGRLGAERRRTRTEQSFCVPRAEIAANGYDLSLNRYQEIVHNEVRNRPPLEILAEMERLESDIQQGMSELKGLLG
- a CDS encoding restriction endonuclease subunit S: MSGYPATPLGEFCEIISGATPKTASEEYWGGEIPWATPRDLGSLNSKFLASTSRAITEAGLRSCATHVLPAGSVLLTSRAPIGSVAINARPMATNQGFKSLVPDTSRALPGYLYHWLRCQRSRLQSLGNGATFKELSKSATARIAVPLPPLSEQKRIEQMLDQADTIRARRRETIARLEELAQSIFSVMFGNPVQNERGWRRVPLSELVVRIDSGRSPVCLDRPARPGEWGVLKLGAVTSCVYRAGENKALPPDVAAFSACEVRPGDLLFSRKNTRELVAACALVDATPARLLLPDLIFRLVVEPRSAVDPVYLHRLLTHPEKRRKVQGLASGSSASMPNISKSRLLGLEIELPPMEVQKEFANRVRALERIKVAHQASLVEQDELVASLAHRAFRGEL
- a CDS encoding ArnT family glycosyltransferase — translated: MTQPEDTSSATVLPSAAVSGDALAVPATRDSRDGDHGDHGNHAAAPGAPVGAGDPPPGSRWRRAVRGRPADPVWARPALVALLGAAAVLYLWDLGASGHANSFYAAAVQAGTKSWKALLFGSLDSGNFITVDKPPASLWAMALSGRIFGFSSWSMLVPQALGGVAAVGLMFAAVRRWFGPAAGLLAGSALALTPVAALMFRFDNPDGLLTFVLVLAGYCLVRAIEEASTRWMAATGAALGLAFLTKTLQGFLVLPAFALVYLIAAPTGWWRRVWQLLAGGLAIVVAAGWWVATVALWPTGSRPYIGGSTDNSALGLAFGYNGLGRIFGGDGNRGGGGGGFGGGRANLGELARRDPQLAERVQAALGGRGGGGRGGGGGFGGGRGFGGGGFGGGAGWDRLFGDQIGGQVSWLIPGALILLLGGLWVTRRAPRTDRTRAALLLWGTWMIVTSVVLSFAQGTFHPYYTASIAPGIAGLVGVGTWTLWGTRQQRTSRLLLAAAVAATGAWSFTLLDRTPSWYPWLRVVVTVAAVATTATLLIRRALVGRMALAVAACGTVAVLGGPAAFAAVTATIPQSGGQPTAGPAVRGGRGGNGGPGRLGTFGGSAAAVGRRPGGFGGFGGGATNAQLASLLKASHGYRWAAAAQGSSAAAGLELASDTAVMAIGGFTGRDPAPTLTQFENDVHAGRVHYFIGAGQTGGAGGFGGFGRRSGGFGGRSGGFGGRSGGFGGRSGGFGGRSGGFGGRSGGPGGTISTWVQQHYTATTIGGEPVYDLTAPTTASSDSPARSGT